A genomic window from Candidatus Obscuribacter sp. includes:
- the lpdA gene encoding dihydrolipoyl dehydrogenase: protein MVQEVDIAVIGGGPGGYTAALRCAELGLKTILVDAAPKPGGVCLHMGCIPSKSLLHAAEVINEAKHAEKIGITFGAPKIDVKALREWKQSVLDKLASGIVGMCKSAGVEMLHGKAVFQDSRSVRVDCPGESAMRIKFKHCILATGSRPVQLPKLFASPEQMQSERVLDSTSALSLADVPQKLIVIGGGYIGLELGTVYASLGSEVTVVEMTDGLLPGADRDLVRPLATKLGEMFSKIHLSTKVTGIKVTDKGVEVSVEGTEKTTLLADKVLISVGRRPNSDGIGLENTDVEIDQFGFVPSDDSCRTKDKRILSIGDISGQPMLAHRAIRQAYVAAEVLAGKQSRFDNRVVPAVVFTEPEVAWCGLTEVEAKAKNIAFQVAKFPWSASGRAMTLNSPTGTTKILFDPETQEILGVGMVGARAGDLISEACLAIEMGAVLEDLAVTIHPHPTLSETLPEGALAALARLDRNRAKEIEKQITSP from the coding sequence ATGGTCCAGGAAGTAGACATCGCCGTAATCGGTGGTGGTCCAGGTGGTTATACCGCCGCTCTCAGATGTGCCGAGCTTGGTCTCAAAACCATCCTGGTGGACGCTGCACCAAAGCCAGGCGGTGTCTGCCTGCACATGGGTTGTATCCCTTCCAAATCTCTTTTGCACGCAGCCGAAGTAATTAACGAAGCCAAACACGCCGAAAAAATTGGTATTACCTTTGGTGCACCCAAAATTGACGTCAAAGCTCTGCGCGAATGGAAGCAGTCAGTGCTAGATAAGCTGGCATCTGGCATTGTCGGCATGTGTAAGAGTGCTGGAGTTGAGATGCTCCATGGTAAAGCGGTATTTCAAGACAGTCGCTCGGTACGCGTCGATTGCCCCGGCGAGAGCGCCATGCGCATCAAGTTTAAACATTGCATCCTGGCCACTGGCTCACGTCCAGTGCAGCTGCCCAAACTTTTTGCCTCACCTGAGCAAATGCAATCCGAACGTGTATTGGACTCGACATCGGCTTTGAGTCTTGCCGATGTGCCTCAAAAACTGATTGTCATCGGTGGCGGTTATATCGGTCTGGAGCTCGGCACAGTCTATGCCAGCCTCGGCAGTGAAGTCACCGTAGTAGAAATGACCGACGGACTTTTGCCTGGTGCTGACCGCGATCTGGTCAGACCGCTTGCCACCAAACTCGGTGAAATGTTTAGCAAAATCCATCTCTCCACCAAAGTGACCGGCATCAAAGTGACTGACAAAGGGGTGGAAGTCTCAGTGGAAGGCACTGAAAAGACCACGCTGCTGGCAGACAAAGTGCTGATCTCGGTAGGTAGACGTCCAAACAGCGATGGTATCGGACTGGAAAACACCGATGTCGAAATCGACCAGTTTGGCTTTGTCCCATCTGACGATAGCTGCCGCACAAAAGACAAACGCATTTTGAGCATAGGCGATATTTCAGGTCAGCCCATGCTGGCACACCGAGCCATCAGACAGGCTTATGTAGCAGCCGAAGTCCTGGCCGGCAAACAATCGCGTTTTGACAATCGTGTTGTCCCCGCTGTCGTTTTTACTGAGCCAGAAGTAGCCTGGTGTGGACTGACAGAAGTTGAGGCCAAAGCCAAAAATATTGCCTTCCAGGTAGCTAAATTCCCGTGGTCAGCTTCCGGCAGAGCCATGACTCTCAATTCACCCACTGGCACCACCAAAATACTATTTGACCCTGAGACCCAGGAGATCCTGGGGGTAGGGATGGTTGGCGCTCGAGCTGGCGATCTTATATCCGAAGCATGTCTGGCTATCGAGATGGGAGCGGTGCTGGAAGACCTGGCTGTTACAATTCACCCCCATCCCACACTCTCCGAGACATTGCCGGAAGGTGCACTGGCGGCACTTGCCAGACTTGACCGTAACCGGGCTAAAGAAATAGAGAAACAAATTACATCGCCATAG
- a CDS encoding 2-oxo acid dehydrogenase subunit E2, with the protein MTVEFKLPDLGEGIHEAEIIAVKVEEGQMVKEDQPILEVETDKAVVEIPSPYAGKVAKIHVKAGQQVTVGSVMLSYDLAGKGTKLVDEIDKTVEMVVPPLPVKATAAPAAKVHPEMVGVAGNGKTAQAKSAAPLVERDRSRPVPATPATRRLARELGVDLYNVGGTGPAGRVLKEDVMAYAAGTLESHMQTSVQPSKATTSTQARGPASVNDRFGGDDDKAGSKAPGPLKGSFGGGNSEAVEYPDFAKYGPVERLPLKSIRRKIAINMSQAWSHIPHVTTFDEADVTDLSAMIPRFEQEYAKRAGNNKVRPTLTVFALKALASALKLYPQFNSSLDENTGEIVIKHYINIGVAVATDRGLIVPVIRDVDKKSFFEIASELAEIAEKTRAGKVELDRLAGGTFTLTNIGSIGGTNMSPMVNFPEAAILGMARASQKPVVKDNQIVIGTILPVALSFDHRLADGAEAAYFVRHVIELLQDPLKFVLSV; encoded by the coding sequence ATGACCGTCGAATTTAAGCTGCCAGATCTTGGTGAAGGCATCCACGAAGCTGAAATCATCGCAGTCAAAGTGGAAGAAGGGCAGATGGTCAAAGAAGACCAGCCTATTCTGGAAGTAGAGACTGACAAAGCGGTCGTCGAAATCCCCTCACCTTATGCCGGTAAAGTGGCCAAAATCCATGTCAAAGCGGGCCAGCAAGTCACTGTCGGCAGTGTCATGTTGAGCTACGACTTAGCTGGCAAAGGCACCAAACTGGTAGACGAAATCGACAAAACAGTAGAGATGGTAGTGCCACCACTGCCAGTAAAAGCGACAGCAGCACCAGCTGCTAAAGTCCACCCTGAGATGGTCGGCGTAGCCGGTAACGGCAAAACCGCCCAAGCTAAGAGTGCTGCACCACTAGTAGAGCGTGATCGCTCAAGGCCAGTACCAGCCACACCTGCCACCCGCAGATTAGCTAGAGAGCTGGGCGTCGATCTCTACAATGTAGGTGGGACCGGTCCAGCTGGACGTGTGCTCAAAGAAGACGTGATGGCTTATGCCGCAGGTACCTTAGAAAGTCACATGCAAACCAGTGTCCAGCCCTCTAAGGCTACAACTAGTACACAGGCTCGCGGACCAGCTTCGGTCAATGACCGCTTTGGTGGCGACGATGACAAAGCTGGCAGTAAAGCCCCCGGACCACTCAAAGGCAGCTTTGGTGGTGGCAATAGCGAAGCAGTTGAGTATCCAGATTTTGCTAAATATGGTCCAGTTGAAAGGCTGCCTCTTAAGAGCATCCGTCGCAAAATCGCTATCAATATGAGCCAGGCCTGGTCCCACATCCCTCATGTCACCACCTTTGACGAAGCAGATGTGACCGACCTATCGGCTATGATTCCACGCTTTGAGCAAGAGTATGCCAAACGGGCAGGCAATAACAAAGTCCGCCCTACCCTCACAGTTTTTGCTCTCAAAGCATTGGCTAGCGCCCTCAAGCTCTATCCTCAATTTAACAGCAGCCTGGACGAAAACACAGGCGAAATTGTGATTAAGCACTACATCAATATCGGCGTGGCAGTAGCCACAGACAGAGGACTTATTGTCCCTGTTATCCGTGATGTCGACAAAAAATCATTCTTTGAAATCGCCAGCGAACTGGCTGAAATCGCTGAAAAGACAAGAGCCGGAAAAGTTGAGCTAGACAGACTGGCTGGTGGCACATTTACATTGACCAATATTGGTTCCATCGGTGGTACTAATATGTCCCCCATGGTCAACTTCCCAGAAGCAGCCATACTGGGCATGGCCAGAGCAAGTCAAAAGCCCGTAGTCAAAGACAATCAAATTGTCATCGGCACAATATTGCCAGTGGCACTGTCCTTTGACCATCGCCTCGCCGATGGTGCCGAAGCCGCTTACTTTGTCAGACACGTTATCGAGCTTTTGCAAGATCCGCTTAAATTTGTCCTCAGCGTCTAA
- a CDS encoding alpha-ketoacid dehydrogenase subunit beta, which translates to MALMNMAKSINLALFEAMERDKNVIVMGEDVGPDEGVFRITEGLYHKFGEKRVLDTPLAESGIVGTAIGLAMYGMKPVCEIQFSGFDYYAFHQLECHASRFRNRTRGRHTVPLVMRAPYGGGIRALEHHSESREAIYAHTPGLKVVIPSGPRNARALLHSAIQDPDPVIYYEPKALYRLFKEEVPETMETLPIGQSQIVRAGKDITIISYGASLRAALEAAEMLEEEDGVKAEVVDLLTIAPLDATVVIESVKKTGRAVIVHEGPRTCGLGAEVVARVNEAALLYLEAPIRRVTGFDTPIPYFSKERFYLPDPERVLSACRETLEF; encoded by the coding sequence ATGGCGCTAATGAATATGGCGAAGTCAATCAACCTCGCACTCTTTGAAGCAATGGAAAGAGATAAAAACGTCATCGTCATGGGCGAAGACGTAGGACCGGACGAAGGTGTATTTAGAATTACCGAAGGTCTTTATCACAAGTTTGGCGAAAAGCGCGTCCTTGATACACCTCTGGCCGAATCTGGCATCGTTGGTACAGCAATTGGTCTGGCCATGTATGGCATGAAACCAGTCTGCGAAATCCAATTTAGCGGATTTGACTATTATGCCTTTCACCAACTCGAATGTCATGCCAGCCGCTTTAGAAACCGCACTCGCGGCAGACATACAGTACCGCTTGTGATGCGCGCACCTTATGGTGGTGGCATCCGCGCTCTTGAGCACCACTCAGAGAGTCGCGAAGCTATCTATGCTCATACCCCCGGTCTCAAAGTCGTTATCCCTAGTGGTCCTCGCAACGCCAGAGCACTGCTCCACAGCGCCATCCAGGATCCAGATCCAGTGATCTACTATGAGCCCAAAGCACTCTATCGCCTCTTTAAAGAAGAAGTGCCAGAGACAATGGAAACTCTACCAATCGGTCAATCACAAATTGTCAGAGCTGGTAAAGACATCACCATCATCTCTTATGGTGCTTCACTGAGAGCTGCTCTGGAAGCGGCCGAAATGCTGGAAGAAGAAGACGGTGTCAAAGCTGAAGTAGTCGACCTTTTGACTATCGCTCCACTGGACGCAACAGTCGTTATCGAATCTGTCAAAAAGACAGGTCGCGCCGTTATCGTCCACGAAGGTCCACGAACATGTGGACTGGGAGCTGAAGTAGTGGCTCGTGTCAACGAAGCAGCCCTGCTTTATTTGGAAGCGCCAATCAGACGTGTCACTGGTTTTGACACACCGATTCCGTACTTCTCAAAAGAGCGTTTTTACCTGCCTGACCCAGAAAGAGTACTCTCGGCTTGCCGCGAAACTCTTGAGTTTTAA
- the pdhA gene encoding pyruvate dehydrogenase (acetyl-transferring) E1 component subunit alpha: protein MPRKTIELPQIEYLSILDEDGNVDKALEPKIDAKELKEMYRYMLLARRTDERMLMMQRQGRLGTFPQSSGHEAISMASAIHLKKSDWHVPAYRELAGLLFRGWSIETTLLYWNGFEEGASPPEGVNDLPVCVPIASQLLHAAGIGMGMNLRDEKGVVMTYFGDGASSEGDTHEAMNFAAVYNAPVVFVCLNNQYAISVPIAKQMKNKTIAQRAIAYGMPGIRVDGNDVLAIYVATKEAVERARKGEGPTLIEGLTYRMTPHTTADDPKRYRTDDECALWTKRECLGRFQKYLLNKGVYTQKELDALEEELDTMIKAAVVKVEEMAQSPELSNPLSMFDYLYKEIPPYLSEQREELENHLNKQKKSGKSPQKHAPASSH, encoded by the coding sequence ATGCCCAGAAAAACCATTGAGCTTCCCCAGATTGAGTATCTCTCAATTCTTGACGAGGATGGCAACGTCGATAAAGCCCTCGAGCCAAAAATCGACGCCAAAGAGCTTAAGGAGATGTATCGCTACATGCTTCTAGCTCGTCGTACTGACGAGCGCATGCTGATGATGCAACGGCAAGGAAGATTGGGGACTTTTCCTCAGTCCAGCGGACACGAAGCAATCTCGATGGCATCAGCTATCCATCTCAAAAAATCTGACTGGCATGTGCCAGCTTATCGCGAGCTAGCCGGCTTGCTATTTCGCGGTTGGAGTATCGAGACAACACTACTTTATTGGAATGGTTTTGAAGAAGGTGCCAGCCCACCGGAAGGCGTAAACGACCTGCCAGTCTGCGTACCAATCGCCAGTCAACTCTTGCATGCCGCCGGTATCGGTATGGGCATGAATTTGAGAGACGAAAAAGGCGTAGTCATGACTTACTTCGGTGATGGTGCCTCATCTGAAGGCGATACCCACGAAGCTATGAACTTTGCCGCTGTATACAACGCTCCAGTTGTATTTGTCTGCCTCAACAATCAATACGCTATCTCTGTGCCAATCGCCAAGCAGATGAAAAACAAAACCATCGCTCAGCGCGCCATTGCTTACGGCATGCCCGGCATCAGAGTAGATGGTAATGATGTGCTAGCAATCTATGTAGCCACCAAAGAAGCTGTCGAAAGAGCAAGAAAAGGCGAAGGTCCGACCCTGATTGAAGGTCTCACCTACCGCATGACTCCTCACACCACAGCTGATGATCCGAAACGCTACCGTACAGATGACGAATGCGCCCTCTGGACTAAGCGCGAATGTCTCGGTCGCTTCCAAAAATATCTACTCAATAAAGGTGTCTACACTCAAAAAGAGCTAGACGCTCTGGAAGAAGAACTGGACACAATGATCAAAGCTGCTGTGGTCAAAGTAGAAGAAATGGCTCAATCACCGGAGCTATCCAATCCTTTGAGTATGTTTGACTATCTCTACAAAGAAATCCCGCCTTATTTAAGCGAGCAAAGAGAAGAACTAGAAAACCATCTGAACAAACAAAAAAAATCAGGTAAGAGCCCGCAGAAGCATGCTCCGGCATCTAGCCACTAG
- the lipA gene encoding lipoyl synthase: protein MKNKGTGLIAGESANGRAGQPKPDWLKVKLPTGQAYQKVKQLIADNDLHTVCESAACPNRGECWSRSTATFMILGNICTRSCGFCNVITGKPTELDLDEPQRVADAVEKLNLKYTVVTSVNRDELKDGGAGVWAATIEAIRQRSQTKIEVLIPDFMGVWDNLDTVLNASPDVLNHNIETVPRLYLTVRPQGNYQRSLELLSRAKASGMTTKSGLMVGLGESEDEVLAVLADLKAHDVDIVTIGQYMQPTPNHLAVDHYVAPEVFARYAAKGKEMGIGTVFSGPLVRSSYHADEVARDSGVYS from the coding sequence ATGAAAAATAAAGGCACGGGGCTAATTGCCGGTGAGTCAGCTAATGGTCGAGCTGGTCAGCCCAAGCCAGACTGGCTCAAGGTTAAGCTACCTACCGGTCAAGCCTATCAAAAGGTAAAACAATTAATCGCTGACAACGATTTGCACACAGTCTGTGAGTCTGCCGCCTGTCCCAATCGGGGTGAATGCTGGTCGCGCTCCACAGCGACTTTTATGATCCTCGGCAATATCTGCACCCGCAGCTGTGGTTTTTGCAATGTGATCACAGGCAAGCCCACCGAGCTGGATTTAGATGAGCCCCAGAGAGTGGCTGATGCTGTCGAAAAACTCAATCTCAAATATACAGTGGTGACATCAGTCAATCGTGACGAACTCAAAGACGGTGGCGCTGGCGTCTGGGCTGCCACCATTGAGGCCATTCGGCAGCGCTCGCAAACAAAAATCGAAGTACTAATACCTGACTTTATGGGCGTATGGGATAACCTCGACACTGTGCTCAATGCCTCACCTGATGTGCTTAACCACAATATCGAGACTGTTCCCAGGCTTTATCTAACGGTAAGACCCCAGGGCAATTACCAGCGCTCTCTAGAATTGCTATCAAGAGCTAAAGCCTCTGGTATGACTACTAAATCTGGACTGATGGTCGGTCTTGGCGAGAGCGAGGACGAGGTCCTGGCTGTGCTAGCCGACCTCAAAGCGCACGATGTTGATATCGTCACGATAGGTCAGTACATGCAACCCACGCCAAATCATCTGGCGGTGGATCATTATGTCGCACCTGAGGTATTTGCTCGCTACGCTGCAAAGGGCAAGGAGATGGGCATAGGCACAGTGTTTAGCGGACCGCTGGTACGCAGCAGTTATCACGCTGACGAAGTAGCCCGTGATTCAGGAGTTTATTCCTAA
- a CDS encoding proline dehydrogenase family protein, with protein sequence MALKTPVKEGLSNKMKQESQPPAPKPPGKSIFDLIPVSLVLQLAKPYLAGETANDALKLARQLYLEDNYSATLDILGEDAANDSDCDASVLHYKQLIDAIVQSPLPLKEPVDARRNPTVSFKPSMFATKAPTVGQVRSVDLDKAYNRIETLVNYACERNVNVTLEAEDHRWTDFQLESYFSLIQSGYRNVGTVLQTRLFRTAKDIKRFDQRMRTRLVIGIYNEPAEVAHTNKAKMKELLVAYSRELLARGTYVEVATHDTKCLADFFAATVNDKVAPERFETQYLHGVPRRRFQQALISGQLFKGDEYKKIIEAKECLDRLAKEGVLVRMYLPFGEGKVSGAYCRRRLKENPNMITYGIKNLLGINS encoded by the coding sequence ATGGCTCTCAAAACACCAGTCAAGGAAGGCCTATCAAACAAAATGAAACAGGAGTCTCAGCCCCCTGCCCCCAAGCCCCCGGGTAAGTCCATTTTTGATTTGATTCCGGTATCTCTGGTACTACAACTGGCCAAACCTTATTTAGCTGGTGAAACAGCAAACGACGCCCTTAAGTTAGCCAGACAACTCTATTTAGAAGACAACTACAGCGCCACTCTCGATATCCTGGGCGAAGACGCAGCTAACGACAGCGACTGCGATGCCTCAGTACTTCATTACAAACAACTTATCGACGCCATCGTGCAAAGTCCTTTGCCACTTAAAGAGCCAGTGGATGCAAGACGCAATCCCACTGTCAGCTTTAAGCCATCGATGTTTGCCACCAAAGCGCCTACGGTTGGTCAAGTCCGCTCGGTCGACTTGGACAAAGCCTACAATCGTATTGAGACCCTGGTCAATTATGCCTGTGAGCGCAATGTCAATGTCACCCTCGAAGCTGAGGATCACCGCTGGACAGATTTTCAACTGGAGAGTTATTTCAGCCTGATTCAGTCCGGTTATCGCAATGTCGGTACCGTGCTGCAAACCAGACTTTTTCGCACGGCTAAAGACATCAAACGCTTTGACCAGCGCATGCGCACAAGGCTTGTTATAGGCATTTATAACGAACCAGCTGAGGTTGCTCATACCAACAAAGCCAAGATGAAAGAGCTACTCGTAGCTTATTCAAGAGAGCTTTTAGCCCGTGGTACTTATGTAGAAGTAGCCACCCACGACACCAAATGTCTGGCTGACTTCTTTGCCGCCACTGTCAACGACAAAGTAGCTCCTGAGCGCTTTGAGACTCAGTATTTGCACGGTGTGCCGCGACGCAGATTTCAGCAAGCACTAATCAGTGGTCAACTCTTTAAGGGTGATGAATACAAAAAAATCATCGAAGCTAAAGAGTGCCTGGACAGACTGGCCAAAGAAGGTGTCTTAGTGCGGATGTATCTGCCTTTTGGTGAAGGCAAAGTATCAGGCGCCTATTGCAGAAGACGCCTCAAAGAAAACCCGAACATGATCACCTACGGTATCAAAAACCTGTTAGGAATAAACTCCTGA
- a CDS encoding DNA-3-methyladenine glycosylase 2 family protein — MTTGARSKRPAPTNSRNKQIIAYLSDKDPSLGKVIERVGDYKLAVNPLQNSYEALAESIIYQQITGKAAASILKKVVDQVGDLSDQGIKIFPQANTLLKLEAEALRACGLSRSKQLALIDLANKMSVGDLPSKEEMVELDDQELIEKLITIRGIGTWTVQMLLIFNLGRPDVMPHTDYGIRKGFTLSFPRSGTRAKDGLATPASVLKRAEKWRPYRTCASWYLWRSLDVKG; from the coding sequence ATGACTACCGGCGCGCGCAGCAAAAGACCTGCTCCGACTAACAGTCGCAACAAACAAATAATCGCTTATCTAAGCGACAAAGACCCGTCTTTAGGCAAAGTAATAGAGCGTGTCGGCGACTACAAACTGGCAGTTAATCCGCTGCAAAACAGTTATGAAGCCCTGGCTGAGTCAATTATCTATCAACAAATTACGGGCAAAGCAGCAGCCAGCATCCTCAAAAAAGTGGTCGACCAGGTAGGCGACTTAAGTGATCAAGGCATAAAAATCTTTCCCCAGGCAAACACCCTGCTCAAACTAGAAGCCGAAGCCCTGAGAGCATGCGGTCTATCGCGCAGTAAGCAGCTAGCGCTTATTGATTTGGCCAACAAAATGAGCGTGGGCGATTTGCCATCAAAAGAAGAGATGGTCGAACTCGATGACCAGGAGCTTATCGAAAAACTGATCACCATCCGCGGTATCGGCACATGGACTGTACAGATGCTCTTGATTTTCAACCTGGGCAGACCTGATGTAATGCCCCATACCGACTATGGTATTCGCAAAGGCTTTACACTTTCTTTTCCCCGCTCTGGTACCAGAGCAAAAGATGGACTGGCAACGCCCGCTAGTGTCCTCAAGCGCGCCGAAAAATGGCGACCATACCGCACCTGTGCTAGCTGGTATTTGTGGCGCAGTCTGGATGTAAAAGGGTAA
- a CDS encoding DUF4240 domain-containing protein — protein MSETEFWDIIELLNWDEEGNDDAVVAPLVNFLSLKKEEEIFAFQEILFAKLYQIDGEAYAREIGRDAYQNPDQYFSREWFLAARCCAVANGQGFFEEVIDDPANMPKDLGFAALTTVANRAYRKKTGKNLSYVAGVSEQSMSNLDLWPSFN, from the coding sequence ATGAGCGAGACTGAGTTTTGGGACATAATTGAGCTACTTAACTGGGACGAAGAAGGCAATGATGATGCCGTCGTGGCACCACTGGTCAATTTTTTGTCCCTAAAAAAAGAAGAAGAGATTTTTGCTTTTCAGGAAATACTCTTTGCCAAACTGTATCAAATAGATGGTGAAGCCTACGCCCGTGAAATTGGCCGTGACGCCTATCAAAATCCGGATCAATATTTTAGTCGCGAATGGTTTTTGGCAGCACGGTGCTGTGCAGTGGCCAATGGACAGGGCTTTTTTGAAGAAGTGATCGATGATCCAGCCAATATGCCTAAAGATCTCGGCTTTGCTGCTTTGACTACAGTGGCTAACCGTGCCTACCGCAAAAAAACCGGTAAAAATCTGAGCTATGTAGCAGGCGTATCAGAACAGTCGATGAGCAACCTTGATTTGTGGCCCTCCTTTAACTGA
- a CDS encoding SGNH/GDSL hydrolase family protein codes for MTNTITRVKKSVSLPREPGSKSPWRILTVPAQYLIWLLVFLLAVEVVLAFAGLGEEEIFALDRELGTRHMTDKSVTWRKEGYARSYFNHDGLREGALTKAKPAGTLRIALMGDSLVEGLQVPINETFGKELERKLSEELAQPVQVINFATSGYSTAQEYMQLQKQVLGYAPDLVLVGYNARDMFENWSPPDNTIANVRPLALKLPGKPLAVETGSIAQWMRTPRAKILLSIAWLRQHSRIWGLISAAETEASFHSETYKTLMALLNQPGKTSRALFKSWTDRDNWQKWSADTSASIKQYSATLFKSNTTSNITAPIAVAAKAPTTATTSATKISKPVKPNQYVTLMTNTLEALYVGMDKQCQQKGARLMLVAMPSRAAILPISGMDSDVYGVDYRGEVAIVNDICSKNGLLYVDALSPALSFDNQKQQKLFYTAHMTQAGHQYLADRIYSPIKRYIDDSKRP; via the coding sequence ATGACTAACACTATTACTAGAGTAAAAAAGTCAGTGAGCTTGCCCAGAGAGCCAGGCTCAAAGTCGCCCTGGCGCATACTGACAGTGCCAGCTCAGTATCTAATCTGGCTTTTAGTTTTTTTGCTGGCAGTTGAGGTCGTCCTCGCTTTTGCTGGTCTTGGTGAAGAAGAAATCTTTGCCCTTGATAGAGAGCTTGGTACTCGTCATATGACTGACAAGAGTGTGACCTGGCGCAAAGAAGGTTATGCCCGCTCTTATTTTAATCACGACGGACTGCGCGAAGGTGCCCTGACAAAGGCAAAACCAGCTGGTACATTGCGTATAGCCCTGATGGGTGACTCTCTCGTTGAAGGTCTGCAAGTACCAATCAATGAGACTTTTGGCAAAGAGCTGGAGCGCAAACTGAGCGAGGAGCTAGCCCAGCCAGTGCAGGTAATCAACTTTGCCACCTCGGGCTACAGCACCGCCCAAGAATACATGCAGCTGCAAAAACAGGTACTGGGTTATGCACCAGATCTGGTGCTAGTAGGTTACAACGCCAGAGATATGTTCGAAAATTGGTCACCGCCGGATAACACCATTGCCAATGTGCGTCCCCTTGCCCTCAAACTACCAGGCAAACCTTTAGCCGTCGAAACCGGCTCTATAGCTCAGTGGATGCGCACACCCAGAGCCAAAATTTTGCTCAGTATCGCCTGGCTCAGACAGCACAGCCGTATCTGGGGACTTATCTCAGCAGCCGAGACCGAGGCCAGTTTTCATAGTGAGACATACAAGACCTTGATGGCTCTATTAAATCAGCCTGGCAAAACCAGCCGTGCTTTGTTTAAGAGCTGGACAGACAGAGACAACTGGCAAAAATGGTCAGCGGATACAAGCGCCTCTATCAAGCAATACTCTGCCACGCTCTTTAAGAGCAATACCACAAGCAATATCACCGCACCAATAGCAGTGGCAGCAAAAGCGCCGACAACTGCCACCACCAGTGCCACCAAAATAAGCAAACCCGTCAAACCCAATCAATATGTCACTTTAATGACCAATACACTAGAAGCTCTCTATGTCGGCATGGATAAGCAATGCCAGCAAAAAGGAGCGAGGCTGATGCTGGTAGCCATGCCATCAAGAGCTGCTATCTTGCCAATCTCAGGCATGGATAGCGATGTTTACGGCGTTGATTACCGGGGGGAAGTGGCAATCGTCAATGACATTTGCTCAAAAAACGGACTCTTATATGTAGATGCTCTTAGCCCGGCCCTGTCCTTTGACAATCAAAAGCAACAAAAGCTCTTTTATACAGCCCATATGACGCAAGCGGGCCATCAATATCTGGCTGACAGGATTTACAGTCCCATCAAAAGATATATAGATGACTCAAAGCGCCCTTAA